A window from Citrus sinensis cultivar Valencia sweet orange chromosome 3, DVS_A1.0, whole genome shotgun sequence encodes these proteins:
- the LOC102621680 gene encoding probable methyltransferase PMT19 — translation MANPLKKPLAKLLLAAILVSLSYLLGSNTNYPNNYSIPERGRGSPPPLQCLQLNFSSSSHVRISPPLHFEPSHRLHFPQEHQQNLQFFKRCPQNFTNYMPCHDPSLEKNFSEERFFYRERHCPKADEERVKCLVPKPAGYQRQFPWPKSKELAWFKNVPFKKLTVFKKSQNWVRLQGDDLLVFPGGGTSFPKGVNGYVDLIKRVVPLKSGKIRTALDVGCGVASFGAALMDYNILTMSFAPLDVHEAQVQFALERGLPAMVGLLSTYQLPYPSRSFDVAHCSRCLVPWTSYDGLYLMEIDRVLRPGGYWVLSGPPISWKTSYRGWERDAKDLQKEQISLENLATRLCWKKIAERGPIAVWRKPTNHLHCIQKLKALKSLTFCVKSDPDAVWYTKMEPCITPLPMVNEIKDVAGGALEKWPKRLNTAPPRIRSGFIEGITVKSFNEDNQLWKKRVSHYRIILESLFSGKFRNIMDMNAGLGGFAAALAKYPVWVMNAVPFDAKHNTLSILYERGLIGTYIDWCEAFSTYPRTYDLIHADGVFGMYMDKCDIVYILLEMHRILRPEGAIIIRDHVDIIVKVKGIIDRMRLNCQLLHGDGGRFHPEKILLVHNSL, via the exons ATGGCAAATCCTCTGAAGAAACCACTGGCGAAACTCTTACTTGCTGCCATTCTTGTCTCTCTCTCCTATCTTCTTGGCTCAAACACCAACTATCCCAACAACTACTCGATACCTGAACGAGGCAGAGGCAGCCCCCCTCCATTACAATGCCTGCAGCTCAACTTCTCAAGCTCATCCCACGTCCGCATTTCTCCACCTCTACACTTTGAACCGAGCCACAGACTCCATTTCCCTCAAGAACATCAGCAAAACCTTCAATTTTTCAAGCGGTGCCCACAAAACTTCACCAATTATATGCCGTGCCACGATCCTTCGTTGGAAAAGAACTTCAGCGAAGAAAGGTTCTTTTACAGAGAGCGGCATTGCCCGAAAGCTGATGAAGAAAGAGTGAAGTGCTTGGTGCCAAAACCTGCTGGCTACCAGAGGCAGTTTCCCTGGCCCAAAAGCAAAGAACTTGCTTGGTTCAAGAATGTGCCGTTCAAGAAGCTCACTGTGTTTAAGAAATCTCAAAATTGGGTTAGATTACAGGGTGATGATCTTCTGGTTTTTCCAGGCGGCGGCACGTCTTTCCCCAAAGGAGTGAACGGTTATGTGGATTTGATCAAGAGAGTTGTGCCTTTGAAATCTGGGAAGATAAGGACTGCTCTTGATGTTGGATGTGGG GTTGCAAGCTTTGGAGCTGCTCTGATGGACTATAATATATTGACAATGTCATTTGCACCTCTGGATGTACATGAAGCTCAAGTACAGTTTGCACTGGAAAGAGGTCTTCCAGCCATGGTTGGTTTACTTAGCACCTACCAGCTTCCATATCCATCGAGATCTTTCGATGTGGCTCATTGTTCCAGATGCCTTGTGCCATGGACTAGCTATG ACGGGCTTTACTTGATGGAGATCGATCGAGTTTTGCGTCCCGGAGGTTATTGGGTATTATCTGGGCCCCCAATAAGTTGGAAGACCAGTTACAGAGGTTGGGAGAGAGATGCTAAGGATCTGCAGAAGGAGCAGATCAGCTTGGAAAATCTTGCTACACGATTATGCTGGAAAAAGATAGCAGAGAGGGGACCAATTGCTGTATGGAGAAAGCCTACTAATCACTTGCATTGCATCCAAAAATTAAAGGCTCTGAAATCACTAACATTTTGTGTTAAATCTGATCCCGATGCAGTTTG GTACACGAAGATGGAACCATGCATTACTCCTCTTCCAATGGTGAATGAAATCAAAGATGTAGCCGGCGGTGCTCTTGAAAAATGGCCAAAGAGATTGAATACTGCTCCACCTCGAATCAGAAGTGGGTTTATTGAAGGCATTACAGTTAAGTCCTTTAACGAAGACAATCAGCTGTGGAAAAAGAGAGTTTCCCATTACAGAATCATTCTCGAATCTCTCTTCTCTGGTAAATTCAGAAATATAATGGACATGAATGCTGGCTTAGGGGGCTTTGCAGCCGCACTGGCTAAGTATCCAGTTTGGGTCATGAATGCAGTTCCATTTGATGCAAAACATAATACCCTCAGCATTTTGTATGAGCGCGGGCTCATTGGGACCTACATAGATTG GTGTGAGGCCTTCTCGACATACCCCAGAACATACGATTTGATTCATGCCGACGGTGTATTCGGCATGTACATGGACAA GTGTGACATTGTCTATATCCTTCTCGAGATGCATCGCATTCTTCGCCCAGAAGGGGCGATCATAATAAGAGATCACGTCGACATTATTGTGAAAGTAAAAGGCATCATAGATCGAATGAGATTGAATTGTCAGTTGTTACACGGTGACGGAGGGCGTTTCCATCCTGAGAAGATATTGTTGGTTCACAATTCATTGTAG